The Sorex araneus isolate mSorAra2 chromosome 5, mSorAra2.pri, whole genome shotgun sequence genome has a segment encoding these proteins:
- the NKX1-1 gene encoding NK1 transcription factor-related protein 1: MSASGPAAPGDGPALPPPPPGPGPGPAAPAPAAAAARDAMDGRAEPPAFPRPGAPPLAASDTVPAAPEGAGAARPAPPPRPTSFSVLDILDPNKFNSRRRRCLLLGPVASAACAPCAPGPCVPAPAAPGRPPRAEELERRTLAAAGAAAGTEPPRAGDPYKVEEAEVNGYSSGGGRSPSVDSGDEAPDEEDDEDAAPGAEAARGPEEARGGGGGGGGSSGARGSGCPGAAEAEAAPGAVDDSGNPGPRGNSPVPVAAGLPGPSAAGGAGPAPQSAAKPKRKRTGSDSKSGKPRRARTAFTYEQLVALENKFKATRYLSVCERLNLALSLSLTETQVKIWFQNRRTKWKKQNPGADTSAPTGGGGGAGPGAGPGAGLPGGLSPLSPSPPMGAPLTMHGPAGYPAHGPGGLVCAAQLPFLSSPAVLSPFVLGSQTYGAPAFYAPHL, from the exons ATGAGCGCCAGCGGCCCGGCGGCTCCCGGGGACGGCCCCGCActaccgccgccgccgcccgggcccggcccggggcccgcagcgcccgcgcccgccgccgccgccgcccgggacGCCATGGACGGGCGCGCGGAGCCTCCTGCCTTCCCGCGGCCCGGAGCCCCTCCGCTTGCGGCCAGCGACACGGTGCCCGCGGCGCCCGAGGGGGCTGGCGctgcccggcccgccccgccgccgcgccccaCCTCCTTCTCGGTGCTGGACATCCTGGATCCCAACAAGTTCAACAGCCGGCGACGCCGCTGCTTGCTGCTGGGACCCGTGGCGTCCGCCGCGTGCGCCCCGTGCGCCCCGGGCCCGTGCGtcccggcccccgccgccccgggacGCCCGCCGCGCGCGGAGGAGCTGGAGCGCCGCACGCTCGCCGCCGCGGGAGCCGCCGCCGGAACCGAGCCGCCCC gcGCTGGCGACCCCTACAAGGTGGAGGAGGCAGAAGTCAACGGCTacagcagcggcggcggccgcAGCCCCAGCGTAGACAGCGGGGACGAGGCGCCCGACGAGGAGGACGACGAGGACGCGGCACCCGGCGCGGAAGCAGCACGCGGGCCGGAGGAGGCGcgcggcggtggtggtggtggcggcggcagcagcggggCCCGCGGGTCGGGCTGTCCGGGCGCAGCCGAGGCCGAGGCGGCCCCGGGCGCCGTTGACGACTCTGGGAATCCCGGGCCCCGCGGGAACTCTCCGGTCCCGGTCGCCGCCGGCCTCCCGGGCCCGTCGGCggctgggggcgcggggcccgcccCGCAGAGCGCGGCCAAGCCCAAGCGCAAACGCACGGGCTCCGACTCCAAGTCCGGGAAGCCGCGGCGAGCGCGCACCGCCTTCACCTACGAGCAGCTCGTGGCGCTGGAGAACAAGTTCAAGGCGACGCGCTACCTGTCGGTCTGCGAGCGCCTCAACCTGGCGCTGTCGCTCAGCCTCACCGAGACGCAGGTGAAGATCTGGTTTCAGAACCGCCGCACCAAGTGGAAGAAGCAGAACCCGGGCGCCGACACGAGCGCGCCcaccggcggcggcgggggcgcgggacCCGGCGCGGGGCCCGGCGCAGGGCTGCCGGGGGGACTCAGCCCGCTCAGCCCGTCGCCGCCCATGGGCGCGCCGCTCACCATGCACGGCCCAGCCGGGTACCCGGCGCACGGGCCCGGCGGCCTGGTGTGTGCCGCGCAGCTGCCCTTCCTGTCCAGCCCGGCCGTGCTGTCGCCCTTCGTGCTGGGCTCGCAGACCTACGGCGCTCCTGCCTTCTATGCGCCACACCTCTAG